CATAGATTAGGACAGCGGGAACCGCTGTCAGGTAAAATAATGGGTCTGTAATCATGTCAGTAATTTCGTTTCCGATATGTTTAATAACCAACCGTATTGCCAGAAACTCAGGTTAGGACATTTTATGCGTGGTTTGACTGAGAAAATCAGTCAGCTATTTGTTCTATGCCTTGAATTCAATAAGATCTGTTTCCAAATAGCCACTTCATCAAACAAGACATACTCACGACGAACCCCCCAGGGACCAAATTCAGCGTGTGCCGCCCCCATGATATAAACCTGTGCTCCTGTAGGAGCACCAAAATGCCCATACCCCTCGTGCTTACCTTGAAGCGACCAACGGATTGCAGCCCGGGGAGACATCATTTCATCGTTTCGTCCTATTCGGTTATGAATCTTGAATTCTGCATTAGGAAATGCTGATCTCAACCGCATCCAAAAATCGTCAATTTGTAGATGAGAGCACGCTTGTGTACCACTAGGGTATTCAGCAAGACAAGCTCGATCATATTCTTGGGGAATCACAGAGAACTCAGCATTCATGATTCGTTGTAGAATTGACTGGTACTTTTCTCCCCACTCGTTATCGTTACCGACACCAGTGTAAGGACCCTGAAAATCTTTCTCTGGAGTAAACGGGAACGGACATTGTTCCAAACCACCAGACTCTTCAATAGCCTTAATGGCTTGTTCTTTAGCTGTCATCCCAAGGTGCTTTGCGATAGCCCCATGATCACGAATCAACCATTCATCATCAATTTGGTTATTCAGAGCGTGACAATCGGCAATGATACGGAAAAAGATTTTTTTATTGGTTTCCCGGTGAGTTGCTGTAGAAATAATACGATGTGAGGAATACAGGCCGGACTCATCGTCACCAGACCAGATAACATCCTCACCTAATAATGTCCTATCAGGGAATTCAGCCAATACTTCCATAGTACTGTTTATCACTCCCGTATTACCCTGAGATATCGTTAGAGGTGTACGGACAATAACATCTTTAGCATAGTAGCGATTTAAGGTGTGTAATTGTCTGTCTTCCCAAATTTCTTTAGTGATCCCCAAAATATAATCGGGAAAATCTTTCCACTTTTCATCAAATCCTTTCATCATAACGGACTATCCTTACTACTGTTCAAACTGTTGGTAACGTGCTTTATTAAACTCACGCATCCGTGAAAGTACATCAACACCTAACTGAGCATAGGCATGGAGAATATCTACAAGTACCCAGTTCTCCCTAATCATCCCATTTTCACAACGCCAAAAATCGAGACTTCTTAGGGTTATTTCTTTACTTGAAGGGGCAATCCCTAACCAACCATCGTTGGAAACCGTCATTGCCATACCTGGCCAACCTGTAAATGCCACATAGTTCTGATCAGCAAATAAGTAACCATTATTCTCAATGGTTCTACGATTTGGCATTGCTTTTAAGAAAGGGATTTGATGCCAATTACGGAACCCAGAAATACCTCGACATGTTCCAATACCGGAAGGGCCATACCAACTACACTTTGGATGCCAGTATTTTTCCAGTTCCATCGCTTCTACACCGCCTTCTGCAAAACGCGACAAACCTGTGAGCATCTCTCCAACCAGAGTTAGACTTTGCTCAGCCTGTACTGCATCATATTCTGAAGTAATAATGCCATCGCATGTTGCGGGAGCAGGCGGATTCCATTCTTTACCAAGGCTTGGAGCCATCGGCCAGGCTCTTGCTTGCATCATTAGCTCTGGAATATCCCATAAGCCTTGCATCTCAACGACTTTCCCGCCTTCAATACGATAGAACTCATGAAAACGCATAGATACCTGATGCCCGTTCGGTGGAATATCTAGCCAGCTATTGAGAAACGCCCCGGTATAATAACCAGCACAACCTACCCAGTCGGCATCATTAGAACTTCCGGCCATTGTTATGTAAGTTCGCTTTTCAAGGTCGGGTATCGCATTGTTAAGTGATCTATACACGTCTGACCAAAGCGCTGAAGCACTAGAAAGAGTCTCAAAAGGGTAAGCTAATTGAATTACCGCGTCTGCTGTAAAAGTTTCATATAACTGTGTTTTTACTTTTTCTGACTCAAAGTCATACATAGCAGAATTGAGACGATCAATAACTTCACGGTTTTTTTGTGAATGCTCATCAAAGAACCTTATCGGTATGCATCAAAGGCCCTTGTTCACTATCCATATTTTCCCAGCCATGACCATTAAATGGGTCTACGCCAAGTTGCATCATTATGCTTGGGAAATCTACAGTGACATAGTTATCGACAATTTTACCGTCTTCAACCTTCCAAAAATCCATGTAACGAATAATCACCTTTTTACCCGTAGGTTCAATGCCCATAAACGGCCCCGAGTGTATCGCTTCCTGTCGACCAAATGCTGCACACCATTGCCCTTGAGTTAAGCGGGCTTCGTCAATGCACACCTTGTCTGAAAACGCAGCCTGAAACGGTTTTTGCCAATGCTGCTGAAACTCTTTTAGACCGTTTTTAAACCCGCATCCACCATTACCCATCCAGCGAAAAGACTCTGCAAAAAAGCGGCCCATATTCTCGATATCATGGTCATTCAAACCGTCGACCATGGCGTCGATAACCTGAAGAGTCTCTTCGGTTTTGGATAGGTCATTGTCCTTGGTTAAAATTGCCTGTTCTGGACGTTTCATATTCACTCCTGTCAAATTATCCTTTCACTGCCCCAGCGACCAATCCGGAAACAATGCGTTTCTGGAATATCACAATAAGCACGACTATCGGTAATGTAATTGAGACTGCACCCGCTGCACTCATTGACCAGTATTTGATGTCGTCAGCGCCAAATTGAGAGATCGCAACTGGCATAGTTGACGCATTCGTTGCGGTTAAAGTCAGTGGAATGAGAAATTCGTTATACGCCAGCAGGAAAGTAAATAGACCTGTGGTGATAATGCCTGGCCACATTACGGGTACGATGGCTTTTATAAAAGATTGAAACTGATTGCAACCATCCATCATGGCCGACTCTTCCAGCTCTTTTGGAATATTCATAAAAAATGAACGCATCATCCAAATTGTAAACGGCTGGTTAATTGCAACCAAAATCATAATCAAAACGATATGGGTATCATAAAGACCGACCATACGGGTAAATTCATAATATGGGATCAAAAATACCGTATGTGGAAGCGATCGAAACACTAATGCGATCATCAGCAGCCAAAAACCTAGCTTCCCCGGATACCTCGCCAAGGCATATCCAGCCAGACAACCAATAGAAAGCGAGATAACAACCACGCCAGTTGTGACAATCACTGAGTTCCATAAAAAAGTGCTGAATCCAAACTCCAACCAGAGCGCAGCATAGCTCGCAGCTGTTGGCTCGAAAACCCAAACAGGAGGTGTCGAAAAAGCATCTACAGGATCCTTTATGGACGTCATAATGGTCCAGAAGAACGGGAATGTGCAGTAAACCAACCATACCAATAACGCGGTATAAACAAAGATAGTTTTATCTTTAAACAGACGTGACATCATTGGCGAATCCCCTTTTGCTCTTTATAGGTCATATATAAAAACGGAATCAGGAAAACAAAGATTCCTACCATAGTGAGTACAGATACAGCACTTCCCTTAGCCACTGCGTCCTGAACGATACCGATACGGTAGTTGTAATACATCAGTGTTTCTGTGTTGTTCAGCCCGCCAGTCATAATGGCGACCGCATCAAACAAACGATAAGCGTCCATTATGCAAATCATGGAAACAAACAGAATTAAAGGCTGTATTGCCGGTATCACCACATGCTTTATCTGATCAAGACTTTGTGCGCCATCTAATACCGATGACTCAATGGTGTCCTGTGGTATCGCCTGCAAACCAGCAAAGAAAACGATCGCGGCAAAAGGGGTTACCTGCCATATGCCATAGAAAATTATCAACATTCTTGATTCCAGCGTCCCGCTGAACCAGTACACTTCAATCCCTAATAGGTTCAAGAGGTAGGTAAAATATCCAAAATCCTGGAACAACCAAGAGAAAATCAGAGTACCTACCACCGGGGTAACCACAAATGGAAGCAATGTCGCCGCCATAAAGAATCCGCGGATTTTTCCTTGTAAACGTCCTAAAGCTAAAGCAATTAGGAAACCAAATACCAGAACACTCAATGTAACTGTAATGGTATAAATGAACGTAAATTCAAACGCCTGCCAGAACTCCGGATCAGACAAAATATCAACATAGTTTTCCAACCCTACCCAGCGAAGGTTCCCTTTAAAATTAAAGCGATACAACGATAAGTAAAGTGTCATGATCAGTGGCGCTGTCATCAACAGCACCATCGATATGATTGAAGGACCGGAAAACGCAAGAAAGTTGCGTAACTTCATCATCAGTCTTACTCCAAAAGCCCTTCGCTTTCGCTTCTTTATAATATGCTTTCGCCGCATCATTCAAAACGAGCTTGATATCTTTGTTACCTTTCAAAGCCTCCGGTAACTTACTGCCTATCTCGTTGTGCGCCAAAGTATAATAAGGCTGAGTTGGGAAGGCTTTGGCACCTTTTGCCACCATGTCACGCATTGCTTCGAGGTAACGGTACTTTTCACCTTCCACTGAACTAGCCGAGTTACGTGTTAAAAATGCCAAATGACTCGCGCCTGCCATAGAGTCTTTCTTCAACATTTCCATCAGTACTTTAAAGATAAGTTCGCGATCTTCTTCGACACGTTTTGGAATAACATACCCGTCCCAGAAAATACTGGTGGATGGAATTGTTGTCATGTTGTTGGCTACCGGAGCCGAGGAATATTGAACCTTTCCCACAACCTTTGAAACTTCAGCATTATCCATTTCAGCTGCACGGGTCGCCCATACGTTACCCATAATTGCTTTCTCTTGCTGGAAATTAACCATCACAAGATCGTTTGACATAGAGAGCGCATTTGGAGACATATAAGGAAGAAGTGACTTAAGTATTTCAGCTGCCTTCACACCTTTTTCACTGTTAAATAAAGGCTTACCATCTTTATCGAAATACTCACCACCGAGAGAGAGATAGATATTGGTAAATTCTGTCGCCAGATTCCACCCCTTACCCATGGCTTGAGATATTGGGTATTTGATGCCAGCCTCCTGTAGCTTAGCCGCAACCTCTACTACATTGTCGTAAGTCTCGGGTACTTTAAGCCCATATTGCTGCAAAACATCCTCACGGTAAAAGAACTGCTGCATGTTCATCTGTAAAGGAACAGCATAAATCTCACCGTCAACAGTAGCCAAATCCCAGACTTCTGGTGAAATATCCGCTAACTCATACTCATCCCAATACTTCTTCACCAAATCGGTGATTGGTTGGAGTTGTTCTTTTGCCTGAAATTCGTGAAAGCTACTTGCAGATACTTGAATGAGGTCATAAGGTGAATTACCTCTACGACTTGATAAAACAATACGCGCCTGTTCCTGTACCGAGCTTCCACTCACCAACTTATTGTTTACCTGTAGTGAATCTGACTCACAACTTTCCATTTTGTCGGAAAAATATTTTAGTACCGGATAGCTGTTTGAAAGCAAAGAGAGCTCCCCTTTAGCGTCAACACCCGATAGGTCACAACTAGCAGCTGAACTGCCAGCGAAAACCAGAGAAGTAAAAAGTGCTAATTTAGTCAATCCCATTTTCATAATTTAGTCCCTTAAATTTTATGCCGTGAGTTCGGTCAGTTGTGAATTGTGTTCAAAATCAATTCGCTGCTCGGTTTTTGTATTAAATAAAAAAATGTGGTCGTGATCGAATTTGTATCCAATAGGGTCGCCTATTTCTGCCTCGAAATTTTTGTCAGTTCGTGCAACCACCAAGTTTCCCTCTACACCAAGTGTTACCAGTGTTGACTCCCCTGTCATTTCAATTGAATAGATCTCACCAGTAAGACTCGCGTCGGCTAAAGGCACAACTTGAATATCTTCCGGGCGAATACCCAAGGTCACCATGCTATTAGAAACATTCGCAAGACCGGATACTTTGCAGTTTTTACTGGTAAACACTCCCCGTTTCGCGGAGCCCTCTATAAAATTCATTGAAGGAGACCCTATAAAACTGGCCACAAACAAATTACGTGGGTTGTTATAAATGTTTTTTGGAGTATCAAGTTGTTGAATCTTCCCCTGATAAAGAACGGCAACTCTGTCTGCTAAAGTCATAGCTTCTATCTGGTCATGAGTAACGTAAACTGTAGTTCGTTGAAACTCGTGATGTAGGTTCTTAAGCAAAGCTCGCATAGAAACACGCAATTTAGCATCGAGGTTCGACAGTGGCTCATCCATCAGAAAGAGCCTCGGTTCACGAACGATAGCTCGAGCTAATGCGACCCTTTGCCGTTGACCACCTGAAAGCTGAGAAGGCTTACGCTCTAATAGCTGATCCAATTCAACACGTTTAGCCGCTTTGATTACTCGTGCATGGAGTTCTTCTTTCTCCACTTTTTTCATCAGTAAAGGGAAAGCGATGTTTCCGTAAACCGTTTTTTGTGGGTACAAACCGTAATTCTGAAAAACCATGGCGATATCACGATCGCGAGGATGGACATCGTTGACCAATTCACCATCGATAACTACGTCACCTTCAGTAGGCTCATCTAACCCAGCGATCATTCTCATGGTTGTTGTTTTGCCACAACCAGAAGGTCCAAGTAGTACCAGAAATTCCTTATCTTTAATTTCAAGGTTAAGGTCTTCAATTACCTTAGTGCTATCCCAGGTTTTATCAATCTTGCTTAATGATATGGACGCCATACGTGCTCCCTTAGCATCTTTAAAATCCTTTCTCTCACCATTCATTAAAATATGAATTCGTAGTCAAAACTACAGTGAGGCCTCGTTACGTTACCTAAAGCAAGTTGCGTACCAACTAAAAATAACTTTATTTAAATACAGATAGATACATACATATCAACAAGTTATAAATGGTTTTTGTAGACAATGAATATTACGAATGAAATATATTGAATACGTATTCATTTGTCGCACCAGAGAAAGGCAGACATGAACTAAAATGATGCGAAATAAACCAGCTTAGGGTTCTCTTTCCTATATAACCCCAAACTCCAGTAGTATTTGTCTAACTGGTATTACTCTTGCTTAAAAAAGTAATGAAACAAAAGAACTCACTTCTGCTACAGTTAAGCGGATAATAAAAATGAACGGAAACCGAATGAGACCAAGAAAAGTCACGTCTACAGACATCGCCCGAATTTTAGGCGTATCGCAGTCAACGGTATCAAGAGCCTTTAATCCAAATGCCAGTATTTCAAGTAAGAAACGAGAGATGGTACTAGAGGGAGCCCGAAAACTAGGTTATACCCCAAACGCAATTGCACGAAGCTTAACGTCTAAACGCTCTGGTCTGATAGCAATCGTCACTGATAGCGAAACAAACCCGATCTATGATGAGATAACCCGTAAGCTTTCCTATGCTGTTCAAGAAAAAGGTGGACAGCCAGTACTCTGTCTTGCTGATAACCACAATATGGAACGAGCGGTCAATAAAGCTATTGAGTACCAGGTCGACGGTCTCATCATCGCTACCAGCCATCTAAGTGGAAAACTACTGGAAAAATGCCTTGATTATGGGATCCAACTTACATTTATCAATCAATATCTTAATGAAGTGAAAGGCAATTGTTTTTGTACCGATAACCTTCTTGTCGGAGAGCAGATAGCAGACTATCTAAAAGCCACTGGCTATCAACACATGGCCTACCTTGCCGGTGATAAAGGTAGCATGGTAAATGAAGAACGTTGGGTAGGCTTCAGGGATAGATTGCTCAAGCACGGAGCAAACCCTCCACTATATGTTCAGGGGACATTCTCATTTCAATCAGGGTTAAATGCAGCTAACACTATAATGAACCAGTTTAAGGATATAGACGCGATCTTTTGTGCAAACGATATTATCGCTGTAGGGCTGCTAGAAGGGTTAAAGGGTTACCCGGAATACAAATCAGTGGCTGTCATTGGTGTTGATGATATTTCTATGGCCTCATGGCCCTCTTTCCAGTTAACTTCGTACCGACAGCCATTAGAAATAATGATAAATGACGCTATAGATGAAATCCTCGAAAGAATAGAAACAAGCGAGGAAGCAACCGGACAAACACACCGTTACGCGGGCGAATTGATTGTTAGGAATACCGCGTAAGCTTTTAGTTTGGTATTGTACAGTAATGTATTCAGGGTACAGTCAACTTATCTAAATAGAGTCGTAATTTCCCAGTAGATTCTCTCTTAACCAGTGGTCGTATTACCCCATATTGCAAAAGTTTCCGTTCTTCGGTTTTTATAAAACTCTGCACTACACAGGTAATGCTGTTCGGTTAAGGTCATTTATACCTGTAATCCCGACGAAAACCGACGTCATCCCCATGAAAATGGGGATCTAGTACAGCCAAGATTCCCGTTTTCACGGGAATGACGAAGTATTTAGCACTAACCGAACGGCATTAGCACTACACAGGTGCCTTTGCAAGTTTAAGGCATTATATTCTTAAGAGAAAATACTGAGAAAACGTACTTATCCACCAAATCACAAAAAGCGGCTTCTTTGAAGTCGTGTTCTACTATGTCATGAACTTATCAGGGCTTTAAAGTAGATATTTGTCACGGCCCACTAAAAATGGTGGGCCTATTTTTATATAACCATACTGTCGTGACTTATTGAATTTGACCTCATAGTTAGAGTTATAGGTATAAAGAAAAAATAGGTCAAATAATCAACCTTCAAGTGTTATAGAAAAGTGCCTTGAATTGAAATGGGGGCAGATCAGAAGAACTATTTCCCACCAGTTGGACAGGCTTTCCCACCTATAGAACAATGGAAATAATCATCGACATCAAGGTCAATAACTTATAAATTAATCGTACCAAGTCCTTGAAATTTATTGCCTTGGTCCTGTCAACAGATAGTGACCTAGGTGTTTGATTGAGTTTTTTTCCGCAGTTCAGGCTTAGACCAATATGTTAATACCCCACTTATATTACCTTGAGAGATATCGCAATAAAGGTACTCGAACCTACAGCACACATGCTTCATTTACGGAAGCTTCTGATTGCTATCGACCGGATTCTGATAGAGAGCAGTTTGAACTTCCGGTACTGACTCTGCCGAAAGAGAAAGTGAACATCTACCTCGCCAACCCACCACAAGCGCTTGCAAATAAATTTGTTGGTTCTTCAGAGGTGAATTTCTGTGTTCATCCGCAAGTATTGGAAACTCTAGGCGAAGAGACTTCCCCATTGCGAGCTGAAGAGTTACCACAACAAAATGGTAAAACATCGGTTGTTCCAAGTTCATCCACACGAACGCTGTTTGTTTTGGATGATGAGATACCACATGCTGTAAAAGTCCACTTCCCTTTTAAGGTATCCCGATACACACGTAAAATGCGTGACGAAGTGATAGAGCAAGCGATCAATGTCTCTTTGGAGCTAGAAAATGGTATTGATAGAATGGAAGACGATTTCGCCTATTTGCGCGAAGTCATCGGTATCAGCTATAAACAAGAACAAACGTTAGACCAACGGGCTGAAAACTGGGGCTACGTGGTACGAGATATGCAGCCTTTCCCATGTGTTGCAGAAGATCGCAAACTAATACCGGGATTTGCGCTATACGGAGAGGACTTTTACGAACCCGATACTCCACCCATTCTTTACGGATTGCTCGCCAATCAAAACCCTCTCGATTTTGTACTGCACAATATAATGCTACCCATCGTTCGGCACTGGGTCGATTGTTTCCGTTACTTTGGCTATATCATTGAGCCTCACGGACAGAACGTTCTAATAGAGCTAGATAAATCAAACACCATCACCCGTATTGTTCATCGCGACTTAAGTGTTGGCATTGATATGAGAAGAAGAAGAGATATTGGCCTGTCTAGTGACAAACTCAACCAATATAACCGAATGGATAACAGTGCATTTCATAGCATCGCTTATGATCGCTTTATGGGAAATCACTTCTTCACTCGTCTCGTTGAGTGCTGTATCGCCAAGTTTCCCCACCTAGCGAAAGAAGACTTCACAATCCCATGTCAGAGAGAGTTTGCTCGACGACTACCAGAATACCGAGATTACTTTCCAAAGAACATCTGGTATTTCAGTGAGGAAAGGGATCCATTTAATAAACCACTCTACGAAGATACAGGTGCCGCACCAGAATGGCGACCGTGTGACTAGAAAAGAGTGAGCAAGTTCATCAGGTAAGAGTTACTCATTGGTTCAAATCAGTTAGTTCAAACTCGCTAAATTTAGCGAAATTAGGCATAGTGATTCTGCCGCTAAAGGTGTAAAGCATAACGCCTTGCTCATGCCCTGATAGTACGGCAGTGCTTATAATAGGCTGCCATGTGTCGTTATCTTGCGTTCGATAATAAGCTCGAACTTTAGTGTCGCTTCTTTCCAGCTTAACCGATACTGTCGACTCATCAAATCGTAAGCGATGTTTAATATCAGGCTGACCATTTTGCTCTACAACAAACACCAGTGAGCGCTCAGCCATAAACATCTCTTTACTGATTTTAATGTAGTTATCATTGTTCCAATAAATTCCCAGCCCTGCCTGCTCGAAACTGAGATTCGGATCTAGGCTAATCGTCACTTGTGCGCTGTAATCTGGTTTGCTTACCGGATAAATAAAGAGATTATCCACATCCGCGGCTCCCGCGCCAAAGATGTTGCCTTCTTGAACCTGCATCGTAAGGACTCCATTTTTTAACGACCAGTGGTTCGGGTTTTCGTTTTGAATATTCCAGTTGTCTAGATTGTTCATTAGTCTGTTCCTTACCATTAGATCATACGTTGGCGAAGTTGATAGAAAATGTCGTCAATATCGCCAAGCTTCTGTTGTTGAATACGGTCTAGCTCTCTTTGCACACTGTCATACATAAGCTGATTACGCATATCACTCAGTGTGGCGTAATAGTGCGTGCGGCGCCCTAAAA
The DNA window shown above is from Vibrio algarum and carries:
- a CDS encoding carbohydrate ABC transporter permease; translation: MMSRLFKDKTIFVYTALLVWLVYCTFPFFWTIMTSIKDPVDAFSTPPVWVFEPTAASYAALWLEFGFSTFLWNSVIVTTGVVVISLSIGCLAGYALARYPGKLGFWLLMIALVFRSLPHTVFLIPYYEFTRMVGLYDTHIVLIMILVAINQPFTIWMMRSFFMNIPKELEESAMMDGCNQFQSFIKAIVPVMWPGIITTGLFTFLLAYNEFLIPLTLTATNASTMPVAISQFGADDIKYWSMSAAGAVSITLPIVVLIVIFQKRIVSGLVAGAVKG
- a CDS encoding IucA/IucC family protein: MLIPHLYYLERYRNKGTRTYSTHASFTEASDCYRPDSDREQFELPVLTLPKEKVNIYLANPPQALANKFVGSSEVNFCVHPQVLETLGEETSPLRAEELPQQNGKTSVVPSSSTRTLFVLDDEIPHAVKVHFPFKVSRYTRKMRDEVIEQAINVSLELENGIDRMEDDFAYLREVIGISYKQEQTLDQRAENWGYVVRDMQPFPCVAEDRKLIPGFALYGEDFYEPDTPPILYGLLANQNPLDFVLHNIMLPIVRHWVDCFRYFGYIIEPHGQNVLIELDKSNTITRIVHRDLSVGIDMRRRRDIGLSSDKLNQYNRMDNSAFHSIAYDRFMGNHFFTRLVECCIAKFPHLAKEDFTIPCQREFARRLPEYRDYFPKNIWYFSEERDPFNKPLYEDTGAAPEWRPCD
- a CDS encoding carbohydrate ABC transporter permease codes for the protein MTAPLIMTLYLSLYRFNFKGNLRWVGLENYVDILSDPEFWQAFEFTFIYTITVTLSVLVFGFLIALALGRLQGKIRGFFMAATLLPFVVTPVVGTLIFSWLFQDFGYFTYLLNLLGIEVYWFSGTLESRMLIIFYGIWQVTPFAAIVFFAGLQAIPQDTIESSVLDGAQSLDQIKHVVIPAIQPLILFVSMICIMDAYRLFDAVAIMTGGLNNTETLMYYNYRIGIVQDAVAKGSAVSVLTMVGIFVFLIPFLYMTYKEQKGIRQ
- a CDS encoding ester cyclase gives rise to the protein MYDFESEKVKTQLYETFTADAVIQLAYPFETLSSASALWSDVYRSLNNAIPDLEKRTYITMAGSSNDADWVGCAGYYTGAFLNSWLDIPPNGHQVSMRFHEFYRIEGGKVVEMQGLWDIPELMMQARAWPMAPSLGKEWNPPAPATCDGIITSEYDAVQAEQSLTLVGEMLTGLSRFAEGGVEAMELEKYWHPKCSWYGPSGIGTCRGISGFRNWHQIPFLKAMPNRRTIENNGYLFADQNYVAFTGWPGMAMTVSNDGWLGIAPSSKEITLRSLDFWRCENGMIRENWVLVDILHAYAQLGVDVLSRMREFNKARYQQFEQ
- a CDS encoding DUF1349 domain-containing protein; translation: MNNLDNWNIQNENPNHWSLKNGVLTMQVQEGNIFGAGAADVDNLFIYPVSKPDYSAQVTISLDPNLSFEQAGLGIYWNNDNYIKISKEMFMAERSLVFVVEQNGQPDIKHRLRFDESTVSVKLERSDTKVRAYYRTQDNDTWQPIISTAVLSGHEQGVMLYTFSGRITMPNFAKFSEFELTDLNQ
- a CDS encoding ester cyclase, with the translated sequence MKRPEQAILTKDNDLSKTEETLQVIDAMVDGLNDHDIENMGRFFAESFRWMGNGGCGFKNGLKEFQQHWQKPFQAAFSDKVCIDEARLTQGQWCAAFGRQEAIHSGPFMGIEPTGKKVIIRYMDFWKVEDGKIVDNYVTVDFPSIMMQLGVDPFNGHGWENMDSEQGPLMHTDKVL
- a CDS encoding ABC transporter ATP-binding protein, coding for MASISLSKIDKTWDSTKVIEDLNLEIKDKEFLVLLGPSGCGKTTTMRMIAGLDEPTEGDVVIDGELVNDVHPRDRDIAMVFQNYGLYPQKTVYGNIAFPLLMKKVEKEELHARVIKAAKRVELDQLLERKPSQLSGGQRQRVALARAIVREPRLFLMDEPLSNLDAKLRVSMRALLKNLHHEFQRTTVYVTHDQIEAMTLADRVAVLYQGKIQQLDTPKNIYNNPRNLFVASFIGSPSMNFIEGSAKRGVFTSKNCKVSGLANVSNSMVTLGIRPEDIQVVPLADASLTGEIYSIEMTGESTLVTLGVEGNLVVARTDKNFEAEIGDPIGYKFDHDHIFLFNTKTEQRIDFEHNSQLTELTA
- a CDS encoding LacI family DNA-binding transcriptional regulator; the encoded protein is MRPRKVTSTDIARILGVSQSTVSRAFNPNASISSKKREMVLEGARKLGYTPNAIARSLTSKRSGLIAIVTDSETNPIYDEITRKLSYAVQEKGGQPVLCLADNHNMERAVNKAIEYQVDGLIIATSHLSGKLLEKCLDYGIQLTFINQYLNEVKGNCFCTDNLLVGEQIADYLKATGYQHMAYLAGDKGSMVNEERWVGFRDRLLKHGANPPLYVQGTFSFQSGLNAANTIMNQFKDIDAIFCANDIIAVGLLEGLKGYPEYKSVAVIGVDDISMASWPSFQLTSYRQPLEIMINDAIDEILERIETSEEATGQTHRYAGELIVRNTA
- a CDS encoding nuclear transport factor 2 family protein; translation: MKGFDEKWKDFPDYILGITKEIWEDRQLHTLNRYYAKDVIVRTPLTISQGNTGVINSTMEVLAEFPDRTLLGEDVIWSGDDESGLYSSHRIISTATHRETNKKIFFRIIADCHALNNQIDDEWLIRDHGAIAKHLGMTAKEQAIKAIEESGGLEQCPFPFTPEKDFQGPYTGVGNDNEWGEKYQSILQRIMNAEFSVIPQEYDRACLAEYPSGTQACSHLQIDDFWMRLRSAFPNAEFKIHNRIGRNDEMMSPRAAIRWSLQGKHEGYGHFGAPTGAQVYIMGAAHAEFGPWGVRREYVLFDEVAIWKQILLNSRHRTNS
- a CDS encoding ABC transporter substrate-binding protein, which codes for MKMGLTKLALFTSLVFAGSSAASCDLSGVDAKGELSLLSNSYPVLKYFSDKMESCESDSLQVNNKLVSGSSVQEQARIVLSSRRGNSPYDLIQVSASSFHEFQAKEQLQPITDLVKKYWDEYELADISPEVWDLATVDGEIYAVPLQMNMQQFFYREDVLQQYGLKVPETYDNVVEVAAKLQEAGIKYPISQAMGKGWNLATEFTNIYLSLGGEYFDKDGKPLFNSEKGVKAAEILKSLLPYMSPNALSMSNDLVMVNFQQEKAIMGNVWATRAAEMDNAEVSKVVGKVQYSSAPVANNMTTIPSTSIFWDGYVIPKRVEEDRELIFKVLMEMLKKDSMAGASHLAFLTRNSASSVEGEKYRYLEAMRDMVAKGAKAFPTQPYYTLAHNEIGSKLPEALKGNKDIKLVLNDAAKAYYKEAKAKGFWSKTDDEVTQLSCVFRSFNHIDGAVDDSATDHDTLLIVVSL